A genomic stretch from Paraburkholderia dioscoreae includes:
- a CDS encoding helix-turn-helix domain-containing protein, which translates to MFNQTEIAPITAARKKDSLGCLANQLHKDIELEAGDFTFYRKCRRQEKTSEVATPASDRGVLIGVSLSAGHRRRIISGNRSAMHEFDKDSVYIRNFEEDYRADLHGAFDFVLVEFSRAFITNTGYERSGTHMTGFSAQPGGKDPIFGHLAQVLALALDRESEASPLFIEQLGVTIGTHLVDHYGGAPAQSVKPGRRLSGLHEARAKDMLLAKTQDNVSLEEIANACNLSRSYFIRAFRETTNRTPHQWLLEQRIERARHLLRSSDASLSEIAIACGFSDQSHFTRTFTQLVGTPPGSWRRLAGS; encoded by the coding sequence ATGTTCAACCAGACTGAAATTGCCCCCATCACTGCTGCACGCAAGAAAGACTCGCTGGGCTGTCTTGCGAACCAGTTGCACAAGGACATCGAACTCGAAGCAGGCGACTTCACGTTTTATCGCAAGTGCCGCCGTCAGGAGAAGACCAGCGAAGTCGCCACGCCGGCCTCCGATCGCGGCGTGCTGATCGGCGTTTCGCTCAGCGCGGGCCATCGGCGCCGCATCATCTCGGGCAACCGCTCGGCCATGCACGAATTCGACAAGGACTCGGTCTATATCCGCAATTTCGAAGAGGACTACCGCGCCGATCTGCACGGCGCATTCGACTTCGTGCTGGTGGAATTCTCGCGCGCGTTCATTACGAACACCGGCTACGAACGAAGCGGCACGCATATGACCGGCTTCTCCGCGCAGCCGGGCGGCAAGGATCCCATCTTCGGCCACCTCGCGCAGGTTCTCGCGCTGGCGCTGGATCGCGAGAGCGAAGCGAGCCCGCTGTTCATCGAACAGCTCGGCGTCACCATCGGCACGCATCTGGTCGATCATTATGGCGGCGCGCCCGCTCAATCGGTCAAGCCAGGCCGGCGGCTTTCGGGTCTGCACGAAGCACGCGCCAAAGATATGTTGCTCGCGAAGACCCAGGACAATGTCTCGCTCGAAGAGATCGCGAATGCCTGCAACCTGTCGCGCAGCTATTTCATCCGCGCGTTTCGCGAGACCACCAATCGCACGCCGCACCAGTGGCTGCTGGAACAGCGCATTGAACGCGCGCGCCATCTGCTTCGCAGCTCCGACGCGTCGCTCTCGGAGATCGCCATTGCATGCGGGTTCTCCGATCAGAGCCACTTCACGCGCACCTTCACGCAACTGGTCGGCACGCCGCCAGGAAGCTGGCGGCGACTCGCCGGCAGCTAG
- a CDS encoding MBL fold metallo-hydrolase, with the protein MHLGLWCALFLSVAAGVGPRAALAAAPPVRTQGPGFYRIMVGGFEVTALLDGTHPFPIDTVVQGVPKSEIGQDLSRDFLQAPVQGSINAFLINTGAKLILIDSGAGVLYGDCCGRLAGNLRAAGYQPEQVDEVLLTHLHKDHVGGVIVNGAMAFPNAIVRVSQVESDYWLNPANKASAPAFLSSFFDAAIASVAPYVAAGRFKPFSGDVELDPGIRAVALPGHTPGHTAYLVQSDSKDLLVWGDVIHVAAIQLRNPTASVEYDTAAAAAQRSRRYALKLAADKHYLVGAAHIAFPGLGHIRKNGSVYDWVPVNYEAEPGH; encoded by the coding sequence ATGCACTTAGGCTTATGGTGCGCACTTTTTTTGAGCGTTGCGGCGGGCGTCGGGCCGCGCGCCGCGCTGGCCGCCGCGCCGCCGGTCAGGACACAGGGGCCGGGCTTTTACCGGATCATGGTCGGCGGTTTCGAAGTGACCGCATTGCTCGACGGCACGCATCCCTTTCCGATCGATACCGTCGTTCAAGGCGTACCGAAGTCCGAAATCGGGCAAGACCTGTCGCGCGATTTTCTGCAGGCGCCGGTGCAGGGATCGATCAATGCATTCCTGATCAATACCGGTGCGAAGCTGATTCTGATCGACTCCGGCGCGGGCGTGCTGTATGGCGACTGTTGCGGCCGGTTGGCCGGCAACCTGCGCGCCGCGGGGTATCAGCCCGAACAGGTCGACGAAGTCCTGCTCACGCATCTGCATAAGGACCACGTCGGCGGTGTCATCGTGAACGGCGCAATGGCGTTTCCCAACGCGATTGTCCGGGTCAGCCAGGTCGAATCGGACTACTGGCTGAATCCGGCTAATAAAGCCAGCGCGCCCGCTTTTCTCAGTTCTTTTTTCGATGCCGCGATCGCGTCTGTCGCGCCCTATGTCGCGGCCGGCCGCTTCAAGCCGTTCAGCGGCGACGTGGAACTCGATCCGGGCATTCGCGCGGTCGCGCTCCCCGGTCATACGCCGGGCCACACCGCCTATCTCGTGCAGAGCGATTCGAAAGATCTGCTCGTGTGGGGCGATGTCATTCATGTGGCGGCGATCCAGTTGCGCAACCCCACGGCATCCGTCGAATACGATACCGCCGCCGCCGCGGCGCAGCGCTCGCGCCGCTATGCGCTCAAGCTCGCAGCGGACAAACATTATCTTGTCGGCGCCGCGCATATTGCTTTTCCCGGATTGGGGCATATCAGGAAAAACGGTAGCGTGTACGACTGGGTGCCGGTCAACTACGAGGCCGAGCCGGGGCATTGA
- a CDS encoding DUF3331 domain-containing protein — protein MHSETCLTPRGEASREACCAPREPADASPDGLRASVWDHVIHALLPGYRGEGGEASRERRTPRMAACVPSPHIQVEVIERLSDTSVAVLWQDATRCRYDDQVWISCRARQKGYCALSGAVIRRDDPIYKPRVRASMPANATAMILASVVEQMSALTTADDAR, from the coding sequence ATGCATAGCGAAACCTGTTTGACGCCGCGCGGCGAGGCAAGCCGGGAAGCATGTTGCGCACCGCGCGAGCCGGCCGACGCGTCCCCCGACGGACTGCGCGCCTCGGTGTGGGATCACGTGATTCACGCTCTGTTGCCGGGCTATCGCGGCGAAGGCGGCGAAGCATCCCGCGAGCGGCGCACGCCTCGCATGGCCGCTTGCGTGCCGTCGCCGCATATCCAGGTCGAAGTGATCGAGCGTCTGTCCGATACGTCGGTGGCGGTGCTCTGGCAGGATGCGACCCGCTGCCGCTACGACGACCAGGTGTGGATCAGTTGCCGCGCCCGCCAGAAGGGTTACTGTGCGCTGAGCGGAGCGGTGATCCGTCGTGACGATCCGATCTACAAGCCGCGAGTGCGGGCGAGCATGCCGGCCAACGCTACCGCGATGATTCTCGCCTCGGTGGTCGAGCAAATGTCCGCCCTGACCACGGCGGACGATGCGCGTTAG
- a CDS encoding ATP-binding protein — protein sequence MICIGPLQVNIDRREVFLDGAPVRIGGRAFDMLAVLIAANGGLVSKNEMLRQVWPNAIVEENNLQVHMSTLRKLLGESRGLIQTVSGRGYRLVQSASAPAAAGESRAGESNAGDEPADFPPSGSVRNNLPVHFSPLIGRDKALDDVSQALAAARQVTLVGSGGIGKTRLAVEVARGLLARFPDGVYLVPLASTSDAGSVLAAFAASVGVNPAIGPLTLARVGKELGERRVLFVFDNCEHVLGPAAELAETLLGVGPEICVLATSREPLRIMNEHLYWVASLQVPGQDDQSQEVLQCSAVKLFLSRARAIDARFSSDEKSIHLTGTVCRRLDGIPLAIELAAARAAILGIETLAGHLDDRFNMLTGGNRTALPRHQTLKATLDWSHALLDDAERTTLRRLGVFVSSFTMEAAIAVAGDGALHEIDVVAAVSGLVEKSLVVTHMERGRASYRLLETTRAYAMQKLDDNGERRFVTLQHARYFLSVLERDAPRCADPALALSDGWHYRMRALLDDLRAALTWALSPKGDEALGETLAVNFVFLLYELSLVDECRAWAQRALDTIAVAQQGSRSTRHLRVRMQLQAALAAALVYVSGPNRETFGVWSEILASAIALGDHVFEARALWGMWNASQSSGAARNAQAFARRFALLAAEVGDASGTILAYRLLGIAAHYSGDQQQARASLEQLLQHGGELQHGLPLGQSVDQRLVGHATLARVLWLQGLRDQALRLAEDCVIAACDQQQAIVTCYVLVEALVPLTLLSGKWERAAQAIALLRDTSARAGLSVAQACCRCFDEYLRSVQDGGAQHLQAFRAALDDLESLDFGAQRAMLAGQYSLALGRAGRREEGIATVVGVLARCDETGDHWYAAELQRIHGELLFMRQADMPQSEMVMRDAEACLVAALEVSLVQGCRSLQLRASTSLGGLWHMRGRSADAAKLLQSACARVTEGLDWDDYQAAAHLLRITTSESEARAAVPMICPSASRRAAEALDVAPSRRIRSGS from the coding sequence ATGATTTGCATTGGCCCGCTTCAGGTGAACATCGACCGTCGCGAAGTGTTTCTCGATGGTGCGCCTGTGCGGATCGGCGGACGTGCTTTCGACATGCTTGCCGTGCTGATCGCCGCGAACGGCGGGCTGGTGTCGAAGAACGAGATGCTCAGGCAGGTCTGGCCGAATGCGATCGTCGAAGAGAACAACCTGCAGGTGCATATGTCCACGCTGCGCAAGCTGCTCGGCGAAAGCCGCGGGCTGATACAAACGGTATCGGGACGCGGCTACAGGCTGGTGCAGAGCGCGTCGGCGCCGGCCGCGGCCGGCGAATCGCGTGCCGGCGAATCGAATGCCGGCGATGAACCCGCGGACTTCCCGCCAAGCGGCAGCGTCCGGAACAATCTGCCGGTCCATTTTTCTCCGCTGATCGGACGCGACAAGGCACTGGACGACGTCTCGCAGGCGCTCGCCGCCGCACGGCAGGTGACGCTCGTCGGTTCCGGCGGCATCGGCAAGACGCGTCTCGCGGTCGAAGTCGCGCGCGGCTTGCTGGCGCGCTTTCCGGACGGCGTCTATCTGGTGCCGCTCGCGTCCACCTCCGACGCAGGCAGCGTTCTCGCGGCATTCGCCGCCAGCGTGGGCGTGAATCCGGCCATCGGCCCGCTCACGCTCGCGCGCGTCGGCAAAGAGCTCGGCGAGCGGCGTGTGCTGTTCGTGTTCGACAACTGCGAGCATGTGCTCGGCCCCGCGGCCGAACTCGCTGAAACCTTGCTCGGCGTCGGCCCGGAAATCTGCGTGCTGGCCACGAGCCGCGAGCCGCTGCGCATCATGAACGAGCATCTGTATTGGGTCGCTTCGCTGCAGGTGCCCGGTCAGGACGATCAGAGCCAGGAGGTACTGCAATGCAGCGCCGTCAAGTTGTTCCTGTCGCGCGCTCGCGCGATCGACGCGCGCTTTTCGTCCGATGAAAAAAGCATTCATCTGACCGGCACGGTATGCCGCCGGCTCGACGGCATACCGCTCGCCATCGAACTGGCGGCGGCGCGCGCGGCGATCCTCGGTATCGAAACGCTGGCCGGCCATCTGGACGACCGCTTCAATATGCTGACGGGCGGCAACCGCACGGCATTGCCGCGGCATCAGACCTTGAAGGCGACACTCGACTGGAGTCACGCGCTGCTCGACGACGCCGAGCGCACCACGCTGCGCAGGCTCGGCGTTTTCGTGAGCAGCTTTACGATGGAAGCGGCGATCGCCGTTGCCGGCGACGGGGCGCTGCATGAAATCGACGTGGTTGCGGCGGTGTCGGGGCTGGTCGAGAAATCGCTGGTGGTGACGCACATGGAGCGCGGCAGGGCCAGCTATCGTCTGCTGGAAACCACGCGCGCCTACGCCATGCAGAAGCTCGACGATAACGGCGAACGGCGTTTCGTCACGCTGCAGCATGCCCGCTACTTTCTGAGCGTGCTGGAACGCGATGCGCCGCGTTGCGCCGACCCGGCGCTGGCGCTCTCCGACGGCTGGCACTACCGCATGCGCGCGTTGCTCGACGACCTGCGCGCCGCGCTGACCTGGGCCTTGTCGCCGAAGGGCGACGAGGCGCTCGGCGAGACGCTGGCCGTGAACTTCGTCTTTCTGCTCTACGAACTGTCGCTCGTCGACGAATGCCGCGCGTGGGCGCAACGCGCGCTCGATACGATAGCCGTCGCGCAGCAGGGCTCGCGTTCGACGCGTCATCTGCGCGTGCGCATGCAGCTTCAGGCGGCGCTTGCCGCGGCGCTTGTCTATGTCAGCGGACCGAACCGGGAAACGTTCGGCGTCTGGTCGGAGATTCTGGCGTCGGCGATCGCGCTGGGCGATCATGTGTTCGAGGCGCGCGCTTTGTGGGGCATGTGGAATGCGAGCCAGTCGTCCGGCGCGGCGCGCAATGCGCAGGCGTTCGCGCGCCGCTTTGCCTTGCTCGCCGCCGAGGTGGGCGACGCCAGCGGAACGATTCTGGCCTACCGGTTGCTCGGGATCGCGGCGCATTACAGCGGCGATCAACAGCAGGCGCGCGCATCGCTCGAACAACTGCTGCAACACGGCGGGGAACTGCAGCATGGCCTGCCGCTCGGGCAGTCGGTGGATCAGCGCCTCGTCGGCCATGCGACGCTCGCGCGGGTGCTCTGGCTGCAGGGCTTGCGCGATCAGGCGCTGCGGCTCGCGGAAGACTGCGTGATCGCGGCATGCGATCAGCAACAGGCCATTGTCACCTGCTATGTGCTGGTGGAGGCGTTGGTGCCGCTGACGCTGCTGTCGGGCAAATGGGAGCGTGCGGCGCAAGCCATCGCGTTGCTGCGGGACACCTCGGCGCGCGCGGGCCTGAGCGTGGCGCAGGCCTGCTGCCGCTGCTTCGACGAGTATCTGCGCTCGGTGCAGGACGGCGGCGCGCAGCACCTGCAAGCGTTCCGCGCGGCGCTGGACGATCTCGAGTCGCTCGACTTCGGTGCGCAACGCGCGATGCTGGCCGGACAATACAGCCTCGCACTCGGGCGCGCGGGGCGGCGGGAAGAGGGCATCGCCACCGTGGTCGGCGTGCTGGCGCGCTGCGACGAAACCGGCGACCACTGGTACGCCGCGGAACTCCAGCGCATCCACGGCGAATTGCTGTTCATGAGGCAGGCGGACATGCCGCAGTCCGAAATGGTGATGCGCGATGCGGAGGCGTGTCTGGTCGCGGCGCTGGAGGTGTCGCTGGTGCAAGGCTGCCGCTCGCTCCAGTTGCGCGCCTCGACCAGTCTGGGCGGCCTCTGGCACATGCGGGGCCGAAGCGCGGACGCCGCGAAACTATTGCAATCCGCCTGCGCGAGAGTCACCGAAGGTCTCGACTGGGACGATTATCAGGCCGCCGCGCATCTGCTGCGGATCACGACATCGGAGAGCGAAGCGCGCGCTGCCGTCCCGATGATCTGTCCATCTGCCTCCCGTCGTGCGGCGGAAGCGCTCGACGTCGCGCCGTCGCGCCGAATCAGATCGGGCAGCTGA